Proteins encoded in a region of the Xylocopa sonorina isolate GNS202 chromosome 11, iyXylSono1_principal, whole genome shotgun sequence genome:
- the LOC143429476 gene encoding organic cation transporter protein-like has protein sequence MLERAMKGHVPLDVIQNAMGTMGPWHIVIAVALSLVKFPVAWHQLSIIFLAPPTNFSCAAPISMTNESTIMKCYVDVGNGTMEKCTSFKYDKRIFKESIITQWDLVCDREQLANFVQSSIMFGVLIGNLVFSILADRIGRKKPLMIAIGLQSLTGFITAFVPWFELFVIFKFISAVATGGTMLVSFVLLMEIVGVEWRSVMSVLFHVPFLLGHLMNPLISYLTHTWDGFQMAVSIPSLFLLSYYWIIPESPRWLLAIGKLSKAEQILLKAAGRNKIPVENVKTAIETYENNMGARSKQNKEKYNITHLFRTPNLRLKTICICINWFMCGTCFFGLAQYMGYIDGNIYVNVAVSAAVEIPGTIAVLFMISRVSRLKILITGNLLSAISLLLLIVISNSSFTVLLATLGIAGMSLSFPTIYLYSSEAFPTVIRNVGVGVGSVCARIGSMIAPYIATMGKIKPWLPPLIFGTAPLIGALLCFLLPETMNCELPETIEDGETFGMKQTKRNETK, from the exons ATGCTTGAAAGAGCGATGAAAG gTCACGTACCATTGGATGTGATACAAAATGCTATGGGTACGATGGGCCCATGGCATATTGTTATTGCTGTAGCACTATCCCTTGTTAAATTCCCGGTAGCTTGGCATCAACTCTCTATTATATTTCTTGCACCTCCAACTAATTTTTCATGTGCTGCACCAATATCAATGACTAATGAATCCACGATAATGAAATGCTACGTAGACGTAGGGAACGGTACTATGGAGAAATGTACTAGTTTTAAGTACGACAAGCGAATATTTAAAGAGAGTATCATAACACAa TGGGACTTGGTCTGTGATCGAGAACAGTTAGCAAATTTTGTACAGTCTTCTATAATGTTTGGGGTTCTTATTGGTAATTTAGTCTTTAGCATCCTGGCTGATCG AATTGGCAGGAAAAAGCCTTTGATGATTGCTATTGGATTGCAGTCGTTAACTGGATTTATAACTGCATTTGTTCCATGGTTTGAATTGTTTGtaatatttaaatttatttcggCTGTGGCTACAGGCGGTACTATGCTTGTTAGTTTTGTTTTAT TAATGGAGATTGTGGGAGTGGAATGGCGTTCAGTTATGTCAGTCCTTTTTCATGTTCCATTTTTATTAGGACATCTAATGAATCCCTTAATCTCATACTTAACACATACATGGGATGGTTTTCAAATGGCTGTTTCAATACCATCACTTTTTCTGTTGTCGTATTATTG GATTATACCTGAATCACCGAGGTGGTTACTCGCTATTGGCAAGCTATCAAAAGCAGAACAAATATTACTGAAAGCAGCTGGCAGAAATAAAATACCAGTAGAAAACGTCAAAACAGCTATTGAAACATATGAAAATAACATGGGAGCTCGTTCGAaacaaaataaagaaaaatataatattacacATCTGTTCAGGACTCCTAATCTAAGATTAAAAACTATTTGTATATGTATTAATTGGTTTATGTGCGGTACTTGTTTTTTTGGATTAGCACAATACATGGGTTACATTGATGGTAATATTTACGTAAATGTTGCTGTGTCAG CTGCTGTCGAAATACCTGGTACAATAGCAGTTTTATTTATGATATCACgcgtatcacgtttaaagattTTAATAACCGGAAATCTTTTATCTGCTATAAGTTTACTTTTGCTTATTGTGATATCAAACTCAAGTTTTACGGTACTATTAGCTACATTGGGTATCGCAGGAATGTCGCTCAGTTTCCCAACAATATACCTATATAGCAGCGAAGCATTTCCAACTGTGATTAGAAACGTTGGTGTTGGTGTTGGAAGTGTTTGTGCAAGGATTGGAAGCATGATTGCCCCATACATTGCAACAATG gGAAAGATCAAACCTTGGTTACCACCACTAATATTTGGAACTGCCCCATTAATTGGTGCTTTGTTATGTTTCCTGCTACCAGAAACAATGAACTGTGAGTTACCAGAAACTATTGAAGATGGTGAAACCTTTGGAAT GAAACAAACAAAGAGAAATGAAACAAAATAA
- the LOC143429473 gene encoding WD repeat and HMG-box DNA-binding protein 1 isoform X2 has protein sequence MPLIKKPMRYAHPEGHTDVCYFTGEKRGFITCGSDGDVRSWLNLMDDDPAASCVAEQAISVVSKDGKIFVGNDNNTVQILNYPDLEKEGIVTRFSAPVSALATTKDSNLIVSGGCDMRIQVTDINTSNNIDLLGHEAPILGLSLDPKEEFVASSSADGSIRVWNIKEKCVVHIWPNVVPKCNSFFTAKVYAVPSFNPKDGNYLAYPSMKEVIIIERSSWKESFRLKCINIKSELHICKFSECGTLLAASSVCGEIIVWNVETKELIGYIEHQQKSKITALAWNIDKSDEIVFCDFSGQLGCIDVIVLDSATTDELNVETNGDIKDSNTDVAEEDDDGENVISLNKIKALAELDDDQKSYSDAVSVKSQQDTNAIVPEIHLQPPFQPGSSPTHLLSRFMVWNDTGMVRCFTSEDGDESSIEVEFHDVTIHRSMHINNYLKHTIAALSPQALALNCPSNVDTRSKLVVIALQGWGSGNKEWSLDLSEDEEGHCIAAGDNFVALSTSKRHLRIFTVGGTQREIVAVPGPVVAMNGFKNDLVLAYHTGIGVSGDQCMNLLLIQIRGINLYSRTLCLPLSPSSELMWLGMTDFGSPAIMDADDIIKVYSKKSSLWKVVSDLSEQSKGKADHYFLIGISEQQSIARCVLCKGSHYPPTTPRPVINEVSLTPPLCELENEKTEKELKLWRLGTNPLEENEAVLSLIAHACRSNLEYRAVELCDQIASEKVIELAIKYARRINRVALSNKLESIADTKQEENEKENENVNNDNEDINKNDDELVDNDIEESTLSLNVTKKSDVEIKPLSMNEALSIKRNNPFLKSGNSPATKGLAGLDITPEKPQKLSASMSAPSKLKAKPAKGVPKKETFIGWYAKNKKSLQEEFPNLNPADLTKTALARYKEDDTSSRNNNASDLSESKKRKLSPESEQKNESERASNKMLRTFAFEK, from the exons aTGCCATTAATAAAAAAACCCATGCGCTATGCACATCCAGAAGGGCACACAGACGTTTGTTATTTTACCGGTGAAAA GAGAGGGTTTATCACTTGCGGATCTGATGGAGATGTTCGATCCTGGTTAAATTTAATGGACGATGATCCAGCTGCAAGTTGTGTCGCAGAACAAGCCATATCAGTAGTATCAAAG GACGGCAAAATATTTGTTGGCAATGATAATAATACAGTTCAAATTCTTAATTACCCAGATCTTGAAAAGGAAGGAATAGTTACCAGGTTttcagcacctgtatcagcattaGCAACAACAAAAGACAGTAACCTTATAGTATCGGGAGGATG TGATATGAGAATTCAAGTGACCGATATTAATACATCAAATAATATAGATCTGTTAGGTCATGAAGCTCCTATATTAGGTTTATCTTTGGATCCAAAAGAAGAGTTtgtg gcTTCATCGAGTGCAGATGGCTCTATACGAGTATGGAATATTAAAGAAAAATGTGTTGTACATATCTGGCCTAATGTAGTACCCAAATGTAATTCATTTTTTACAGCAAAAGTATATGCTGTACCTTCGTTCAACCCTAAAGATGGAAATTATCTTGCATATCCTAGTATGAAAGAAGTTATTATAATTGAAAGATCTTCATGGAAAGAATCATTTCGTTTAAAATGTATTAATATAAAAAGT GAACTTCACATATGTAAGTTTTCCGAATGTGGCACATTGTTAGCTGCTAGTTCAGTATGTGGAGAAATAATTGTTTGGAATGTTGAAACTAAGGAACTAATTGGTTACATTGAACATCAACAGAAGTCTAAAATTACGGCGTTAGCTTGGAATATTGATAAATCGGATGAAATTGTATTCTGTGATTTTTCGGGTCAACTGGGATGTATTGATGTG ATTGTTTTGGATAGTGCAACAACTGACGAATTGAATGTTGAAACGAACGGAGATATCAAAGATAGTAATACTGATGTTGCAGAAGAAGATGATGAtggagaaaacgttatttcattAAATAAGATTAAAGCATTAGCAGAGCTCGACGATGATCAAAAAAGTTATTCAGATGCAGTATCTGTAAAATCACAGCAGGATACAAATGCAATTGTACCTGAAATCCATTTACAACCACCGTTTCAACCTGGTTCATCTCCAACACATTTGTTATCTCGTTTCATG GTATGGAATGACACAGGTATGGTGAGGTGTTTTACTTCTGAGGACGGAGACGAATCTAGTATCGAAGTGGAATTTCATGATGTGACAATCCATCGTAGTATGCACATTAATAACTATTTAAAACATACAATAGCTGCTTTATCGCCACAAGCACTTGCATTAAATTGCCCATCAAACGTTGATACGCGTAGCAAACTTGTTGTAATAGCATTGCAAG GCTGGGGTAGTGGAAATAAAGAGTGGTCTTTAGATCTATCTGAAGATGAAGAAGGACACTGCATTGCGGCTGGTGATAATTTCGTAGCACTTTCAACGTCCAAAAGACACTTAAGAATCTTTACTGTAGGTGGTACGCAACGTGAAATCGTAGCCGTTCCGGGCCCTGTAGTTGCAATGAATGGATTTAAAAATGATTTAGTACTTGCTTATCATACTGGAATAG GTGTATCGGGCGACCAATGTATGAATTTACTATTAATTCAAATTCGAGGTATAAATTTGTATAGTCGAACGTTATGTCTTCCACTATCACCTTCGTCGGAATTGATGTGGTTAGGAATGACTGATTTTGGATCTCCTGCGATAATGGATGCCGATGATATTATTAAAGTGTATAGTAAAAAATCTTCCCTGTGGAAAGTTGTCAGTGATTTGAGTGAACAG TCCAAAGGTAAAGCGGATCATTACTTTCTAATCGGAATAAGCGAACAACAAAGTATCGCGCGCTGTGTTCTATGCAAGGGAAGTCATTATCCTCCCACTACTCCACGACCTGTAATTAATGAAGTATCATTAACTCCGCCGCTTTGCGAACTTGAAAATGAAAAAACTGAGAAGGAATTAAAATTGTGGCGATTGGGAACTAATCCTCTAGAAGAAAATGAGGCAGTGCTATCTCTTATTGCG CATGCTTGCCGAAGTAATTTGGAGTATCGGGCAGTAGAACTGTGCGATCAAATAGCATCGGAAAAAGTTATAGAATTAGCAATTAAGTATGCACGGAGGATAAATCGGGTGGCTTTGTCAAATAAATTAGAATCGATTGCTGACACAAAACAGGAAGAAAATGAGAAGGAAAACGAGAATGTAAATAACGATAATGAAGATATTAATAAAAACGATGATGAATTAGTGGATAATGATATTGAAGAGTCTACACTTTCATTGAACGTTACAAAGAAGTCAGATGTAGAGATTAAACCATTATCTATGAATGAAGCATTATCGATAAAAAGAAATAATCCTTTCTTAAAAAGTGGAAATTCACCAGCAACTAAAG GATTGGCTGGGTTAGATATAACACCAGAGAAACCGCAAAAGTTATCAGCATCAATGTCAGCACCTTCAAAATTAAAAGCAAAACCGGCAAAAGGTGTACCAAAAAAAGAAACATTCATTGGTTGGTACGCTAAGAATAAAAAAAGTTTACAAGAAGAATTTCCCAATTTAAATCCTGCTGATTTAACAAAAACTGCTTTGGCAAGGTACAAAGAGGATGATACAAGTTCACGAAATAACAATGCCTCGGATCTCTCGGAATCGAAAAAAAGAAAGTTAAGCCCCGAGAGTGAACAGAAGAACGAATCAGAACGAGCATCGAATAAAATGCTTCGTACATTTGCATTTGAAAAATAA
- the Tom20 gene encoding translocase of outer membrane 20, giving the protein MTMISKAAVGIAVGIAGIFVGYCFYFDQKRRSDPDFKKKLRERRKAKKQSQSTITKIEDLKDHEVIQRFFLQEVQLGEEMLTCGDLEGGIEHLGNAVAVCGQPAQLLQVLQKTLPPQIFHLLLQRLPAISKKIPTQIAMAEEDVE; this is encoded by the exons ATGACCATGATTTCAAAGGCTGCAGTGGGTATTGCTGTTGGCATAGCTGGAATATTTGTTGGATATTGTTTTTATTTCGATCAAAAGCGTCGTAGTGATCCAGATTTCAAAAAGAAATTGCGTGAGC GTAGAAAAGCAAAAAAACAGTCTCAAAGTACTATTACAAAAATTGAAGACTTGAAGGATCATGAAGTTATACAAAGATTTTTCTTACAAGAG GTCCAACTCGGAGAGGAAATGCTTACGTGTGGCGATCTAGAAGGTGGAATTGAGCATTTAGGAAATGCAGTTGCAGTTTGCGGGCAACCTGCACAATTGTTACAAGTTCTTCAGAAAACACTGCCACCACAAATTTTCCACCTTTTATTACAACGATTACCAGCTATCAGCAAG
- the LOC143429473 gene encoding WD repeat and HMG-box DNA-binding protein 1 isoform X1 codes for MPLIKKPMRYAHPEGHTDVCYFTGEKRGFITCGSDGDVRSWLNLMDDDPAASCVAEQAISVVSKDGKIFVGNDNNTVQILNYPDLEKEGIVTRFSAPVSALATTKDSNLIVSGGCDMRIQVTDINTSNNIDLLGHEAPILGLSLDPKEEFVASSSADGSIRVWNIKEKCVVHIWPNVVPKCNSFFTAKVYAVPSFNPKDGNYLAYPSMKEVIIIERSSWKESFRLKCINIKSELHICKFSECGTLLAASSVCGEIIVWNVETKELIGYIEHQQKSKITALAWNIDKSDEIVFCDFSGQLGCIDVIVLDSATTDELNVETNGDIKDSNTDVAEEDDDGENVISLNKIKALAELDDDQKSYSDAVSVKSQQDTNAIVPEIHLQPPFQPGSSPTHLLSRFMVWNDTGMVRCFTSEDGDESSIEVEFHDVTIHRSMHINNYLKHTIAALSPQALALNCPSNVDTRSKLVVIALQGWGSGNKEWSLDLSEDEEGHCIAAGDNFVALSTSKRHLRIFTVGGTQREIVAVPGPVVAMNGFKNDLVLAYHTGIGTLTGVSGDQCMNLLLIQIRGINLYSRTLCLPLSPSSELMWLGMTDFGSPAIMDADDIIKVYSKKSSLWKVVSDLSEQSKGKADHYFLIGISEQQSIARCVLCKGSHYPPTTPRPVINEVSLTPPLCELENEKTEKELKLWRLGTNPLEENEAVLSLIAHACRSNLEYRAVELCDQIASEKVIELAIKYARRINRVALSNKLESIADTKQEENEKENENVNNDNEDINKNDDELVDNDIEESTLSLNVTKKSDVEIKPLSMNEALSIKRNNPFLKSGNSPATKGLAGLDITPEKPQKLSASMSAPSKLKAKPAKGVPKKETFIGWYAKNKKSLQEEFPNLNPADLTKTALARYKEDDTSSRNNNASDLSESKKRKLSPESEQKNESERASNKMLRTFAFEK; via the exons aTGCCATTAATAAAAAAACCCATGCGCTATGCACATCCAGAAGGGCACACAGACGTTTGTTATTTTACCGGTGAAAA GAGAGGGTTTATCACTTGCGGATCTGATGGAGATGTTCGATCCTGGTTAAATTTAATGGACGATGATCCAGCTGCAAGTTGTGTCGCAGAACAAGCCATATCAGTAGTATCAAAG GACGGCAAAATATTTGTTGGCAATGATAATAATACAGTTCAAATTCTTAATTACCCAGATCTTGAAAAGGAAGGAATAGTTACCAGGTTttcagcacctgtatcagcattaGCAACAACAAAAGACAGTAACCTTATAGTATCGGGAGGATG TGATATGAGAATTCAAGTGACCGATATTAATACATCAAATAATATAGATCTGTTAGGTCATGAAGCTCCTATATTAGGTTTATCTTTGGATCCAAAAGAAGAGTTtgtg gcTTCATCGAGTGCAGATGGCTCTATACGAGTATGGAATATTAAAGAAAAATGTGTTGTACATATCTGGCCTAATGTAGTACCCAAATGTAATTCATTTTTTACAGCAAAAGTATATGCTGTACCTTCGTTCAACCCTAAAGATGGAAATTATCTTGCATATCCTAGTATGAAAGAAGTTATTATAATTGAAAGATCTTCATGGAAAGAATCATTTCGTTTAAAATGTATTAATATAAAAAGT GAACTTCACATATGTAAGTTTTCCGAATGTGGCACATTGTTAGCTGCTAGTTCAGTATGTGGAGAAATAATTGTTTGGAATGTTGAAACTAAGGAACTAATTGGTTACATTGAACATCAACAGAAGTCTAAAATTACGGCGTTAGCTTGGAATATTGATAAATCGGATGAAATTGTATTCTGTGATTTTTCGGGTCAACTGGGATGTATTGATGTG ATTGTTTTGGATAGTGCAACAACTGACGAATTGAATGTTGAAACGAACGGAGATATCAAAGATAGTAATACTGATGTTGCAGAAGAAGATGATGAtggagaaaacgttatttcattAAATAAGATTAAAGCATTAGCAGAGCTCGACGATGATCAAAAAAGTTATTCAGATGCAGTATCTGTAAAATCACAGCAGGATACAAATGCAATTGTACCTGAAATCCATTTACAACCACCGTTTCAACCTGGTTCATCTCCAACACATTTGTTATCTCGTTTCATG GTATGGAATGACACAGGTATGGTGAGGTGTTTTACTTCTGAGGACGGAGACGAATCTAGTATCGAAGTGGAATTTCATGATGTGACAATCCATCGTAGTATGCACATTAATAACTATTTAAAACATACAATAGCTGCTTTATCGCCACAAGCACTTGCATTAAATTGCCCATCAAACGTTGATACGCGTAGCAAACTTGTTGTAATAGCATTGCAAG GCTGGGGTAGTGGAAATAAAGAGTGGTCTTTAGATCTATCTGAAGATGAAGAAGGACACTGCATTGCGGCTGGTGATAATTTCGTAGCACTTTCAACGTCCAAAAGACACTTAAGAATCTTTACTGTAGGTGGTACGCAACGTGAAATCGTAGCCGTTCCGGGCCCTGTAGTTGCAATGAATGGATTTAAAAATGATTTAGTACTTGCTTATCATACTGGAATAG GTACTTTAACAGGTGTATCGGGCGACCAATGTATGAATTTACTATTAATTCAAATTCGAGGTATAAATTTGTATAGTCGAACGTTATGTCTTCCACTATCACCTTCGTCGGAATTGATGTGGTTAGGAATGACTGATTTTGGATCTCCTGCGATAATGGATGCCGATGATATTATTAAAGTGTATAGTAAAAAATCTTCCCTGTGGAAAGTTGTCAGTGATTTGAGTGAACAG TCCAAAGGTAAAGCGGATCATTACTTTCTAATCGGAATAAGCGAACAACAAAGTATCGCGCGCTGTGTTCTATGCAAGGGAAGTCATTATCCTCCCACTACTCCACGACCTGTAATTAATGAAGTATCATTAACTCCGCCGCTTTGCGAACTTGAAAATGAAAAAACTGAGAAGGAATTAAAATTGTGGCGATTGGGAACTAATCCTCTAGAAGAAAATGAGGCAGTGCTATCTCTTATTGCG CATGCTTGCCGAAGTAATTTGGAGTATCGGGCAGTAGAACTGTGCGATCAAATAGCATCGGAAAAAGTTATAGAATTAGCAATTAAGTATGCACGGAGGATAAATCGGGTGGCTTTGTCAAATAAATTAGAATCGATTGCTGACACAAAACAGGAAGAAAATGAGAAGGAAAACGAGAATGTAAATAACGATAATGAAGATATTAATAAAAACGATGATGAATTAGTGGATAATGATATTGAAGAGTCTACACTTTCATTGAACGTTACAAAGAAGTCAGATGTAGAGATTAAACCATTATCTATGAATGAAGCATTATCGATAAAAAGAAATAATCCTTTCTTAAAAAGTGGAAATTCACCAGCAACTAAAG GATTGGCTGGGTTAGATATAACACCAGAGAAACCGCAAAAGTTATCAGCATCAATGTCAGCACCTTCAAAATTAAAAGCAAAACCGGCAAAAGGTGTACCAAAAAAAGAAACATTCATTGGTTGGTACGCTAAGAATAAAAAAAGTTTACAAGAAGAATTTCCCAATTTAAATCCTGCTGATTTAACAAAAACTGCTTTGGCAAGGTACAAAGAGGATGATACAAGTTCACGAAATAACAATGCCTCGGATCTCTCGGAATCGAAAAAAAGAAAGTTAAGCCCCGAGAGTGAACAGAAGAACGAATCAGAACGAGCATCGAATAAAATGCTTCGTACATTTGCATTTGAAAAATAA